From candidate division WOR-3 bacterium, a single genomic window includes:
- a CDS encoding DUF4139 domain-containing protein — MPEIEIFPKIDTIIVYPDRVQVIRTCEVNLNESTDILIPNLPGSLDDESVRIKAKGIKVGEVQVKPGYTKELAPNVKKIEDRIKEISIEDRALADETIVLQEKAKYLSTISVSSPQTISKELFTGSISPDAWRAGLNFIGEELFNVKKRIAEIERKRIELREKMEELKREMNDMQAVSQNKKTIIFDAYPQSKGKGQIEISYVVYGANWYTYYEVRANPSESKIELSYFAKIEQRTGEDWDNAQIILSTAQPSIGGVAPEPQPWYINIYIPRPAPAKAKRAMPPESAEALASAPAMDQKVEYEPAPPVETGIAVRYPLPGKYMIRSGEQAKKVKICDALLDAEFEYFIIPRITELAYLKGEAKNTTAYLFLSGEGNTYVGDDLTGKVYLDTIAPNERIVFSFGVDEHLKVERKQKKSHIEKTGLVKKVLKYEFAYENIVKNFHKKPVKYTLIDQLPVPQSPELKIQDVKFEPEPSEQEKDLGIYYWKGELGPEKELKIEVSFVVESPEGVRIEGLV; from the coding sequence ATGCCAGAAATAGAAATTTTTCCAAAGATTGATACAATCATAGTTTATCCTGACCGTGTTCAGGTAATAAGAACCTGTGAAGTCAATTTAAATGAAAGTACTGATATTTTAATTCCAAATCTTCCCGGTTCTCTTGATGATGAATCAGTGCGGATAAAGGCAAAGGGCATAAAAGTGGGTGAAGTCCAGGTAAAGCCTGGATATACAAAAGAACTGGCTCCAAATGTAAAGAAAATTGAAGATAGGATTAAAGAAATCTCAATAGAAGACAGAGCCCTTGCTGATGAGACCATAGTCCTGCAGGAAAAAGCGAAGTATCTCAGCACAATCTCGGTGAGCAGTCCCCAGACCATTTCAAAAGAACTCTTTACCGGAAGTATTTCACCTGACGCCTGGCGTGCAGGATTGAATTTTATTGGTGAAGAACTTTTCAATGTCAAAAAGAGAATTGCCGAAATAGAGCGCAAAAGGATTGAACTCAGAGAGAAAATGGAAGAGTTGAAAAGGGAAATGAACGACATGCAGGCAGTATCCCAGAATAAAAAGACCATTATTTTTGATGCCTATCCGCAATCAAAAGGTAAAGGACAGATAGAAATCAGTTATGTAGTATATGGTGCAAACTGGTATACTTACTATGAAGTCAGGGCTAATCCTTCTGAATCAAAGATTGAACTTTCTTATTTTGCCAAGATTGAACAGAGAACAGGGGAAGACTGGGATAATGCTCAGATAATTTTATCAACCGCACAGCCGTCTATCGGTGGGGTTGCACCAGAACCACAACCCTGGTATATAAACATTTATATACCAAGACCAGCACCAGCAAAAGCAAAGCGGGCAATGCCTCCAGAGTCTGCTGAAGCATTGGCATCTGCACCAGCAATGGACCAAAAGGTTGAATACGAGCCAGCACCTCCGGTAGAAACTGGAATTGCTGTTAGATATCCCTTACCCGGCAAATATATGATTAGAAGTGGTGAACAGGCGAAAAAAGTAAAAATCTGCGATGCTCTACTGGATGCAGAATTTGAATATTTTATTATCCCAAGAATCACAGAACTCGCATATTTGAAAGGGGAAGCGAAGAATACAACTGCCTATCTATTTTTGAGTGGCGAAGGAAACACCTATGTTGGTGATGATTTGACCGGTAAGGTTTATCTTGATACAATCGCACCGAATGAGAGAATAGTATTCTCTTTTGGTGTTGACGAACATCTAAAAGTGGAAAGGAAACAGAAAAAATCACACATTGAAAAGACCGGGCTTGTGAAGAAGGTTCTTAAATATGAGTTTGCCTATGAAAATATTGTGAAAAATTTCCATAAAAAACCTGTTAAATATACACTTATTGACCAATTACCAGTTCCACAGAGTCCAGAATTGAAGATTCAGGATGTGAAATTTGAACCTGAACCTTCTGAACAGGAGAAGGACCTTGGTATCTATTACTGGAAAGGTGAATTAGGACCAGAAAAAGAGTTAAAAATAGAAGTTTCTTTTGTAGTAGAATCCCCTGAAGGCGTGAGGATAGAAGGATTAGTGTGA
- a CDS encoding mucoidy inhibitor MuiA family protein codes for MLTLLLLMGINITVDSRIDSVIIYSDRVMVSRVANIYLDKSAELIFADLPGSLDDQSVRIKANGLAIGEVQIQKGYTAQPHPRIKELEDKIKSLEQKDRALSDELAVVKEKEKFLQTISVGAPDVISKEVYTGKISPSAWEQGLKFMVDGLLSTKSRTAQIERERKDLQTELDTLRRKYNDTKALIENRKTIKFDARPDKLGNYRIELNYILYGASWKTYYELRANPSKGNIALTYFGKISQRTGEDWDDTKIILSTGKPALGGTAPTPEPWYIYSYEYETEIRAPMAAPAEVAKEAVSEIDQIITYQKGAPAVEAGISVWYPLPGRYSIKSGEPEKKIQIYETNFNADFEYLIIPRLSELAYSTGKFQNKSDYLFLAGEAGTYVGDDFTGRTNFHNLAPDESTTVSFGVDEMIKVQRELKKSKVTKGGLFKKIKKHELLYENSIKNFRNKEINCTIIDQVPVSQEADIKVTDIKLEPKPSEEDKDRGIYYWKVTIKPGETFKIKSSFSVEAPETANVEEMLY; via the coding sequence ATGTTAACACTTTTGCTTCTTATGGGCATAAATATCACTGTAGATTCAAGGATTGATTCCGTGATAATCTATAGTGATAGGGTAATGGTCTCAAGGGTTGCTAATATATATCTTGATAAATCCGCTGAATTGATCTTTGCAGATTTGCCCGGCAGTCTTGATGACCAGTCAGTAAGGATAAAGGCAAATGGTCTGGCAATCGGTGAAGTCCAGATTCAGAAAGGTTATACCGCACAACCCCATCCAAGAATAAAAGAACTTGAGGATAAAATAAAATCACTTGAACAAAAAGACCGTGCGCTCTCGGACGAACTTGCAGTGGTTAAAGAAAAAGAAAAATTCCTGCAGACGATTTCGGTCGGTGCACCGGATGTGATTTCAAAGGAGGTATATACAGGGAAAATTTCACCTTCTGCCTGGGAACAGGGATTAAAATTTATGGTGGATGGCCTGCTCAGTACCAAATCGCGCACCGCACAGATTGAAAGAGAACGCAAGGATTTGCAAACCGAATTGGATACTCTTAGAAGAAAATATAATGATACAAAGGCATTGATAGAGAACAGAAAAACAATCAAATTTGATGCCCGTCCAGATAAGTTAGGGAATTATAGAATAGAATTGAACTATATTCTTTATGGGGCATCATGGAAGACATACTATGAATTGAGGGCAAACCCGTCCAAAGGTAATATCGCACTTACATATTTTGGAAAAATTAGCCAACGGACCGGGGAAGACTGGGATGATACAAAAATCATTTTGAGCACCGGAAAACCTGCTTTAGGCGGAACTGCACCAACACCGGAGCCGTGGTATATATATTCGTATGAATACGAAACAGAGATAAGGGCACCAATGGCTGCACCTGCCGAGGTGGCAAAGGAGGCTGTCAGTGAGATAGACCAAATCATCACATATCAGAAAGGTGCCCCTGCAGTGGAAGCCGGTATCTCTGTCTGGTATCCGCTTCCGGGCAGATATTCTATCAAGAGTGGTGAACCAGAAAAAAAGATTCAAATCTATGAAACAAACTTTAATGCTGATTTTGAATATCTAATAATCCCAAGACTTTCCGAACTTGCTTATTCAACAGGCAAATTCCAGAATAAATCAGACTATCTATTTCTTGCAGGTGAAGCAGGAACTTATGTCGGTGATGATTTTACGGGCAGGACAAATTTCCACAATCTTGCACCTGATGAATCAACAACTGTATCATTTGGCGTTGACGAAATGATAAAGGTTCAAAGAGAACTAAAAAAGTCAAAGGTTACGAAAGGCGGTCTGTTCAAAAAGATAAAAAAACATGAACTTCTATATGAAAATTCAATCAAAAATTTCCGCAATAAAGAAATCAACTGCACAATAATTGACCAGGTACCGGTATCACAGGAGGCAGATATAAAGGTTACAGATATTAAACTTGAACCCAAACCGAGCGAAGAAGATAAAGACCGCGGAATATACTACTGGAAGGTTACAATCAAACCAGGTGAAACATTCAAGATAAAGAGCTCATTCTCAGTTGAGGCACCGGAGACGGCAAATGTTGAAGAAATGCTTTATTAA